The proteins below come from a single Mya arenaria isolate MELC-2E11 chromosome 8, ASM2691426v1 genomic window:
- the LOC128243565 gene encoding neuroendocrine convertase 2-like isoform X2, whose protein sequence is MKLQLLAAVMMVFMNRIAKSCIDYNLDTTYTNRIIVKCNERELDGVITGLDKIDIKYRNKVISGFYTFELPDRMNGELNATWLSLIHKQANYKIQLEQCENLFPKAGLEPFDRPKRDVQSYSAVRSKRSPNPAPDNGKLFCRPFYDELLSIEKAWEFGYTGKGLSIAILDVGVDIDHPELKDNIDVGISYNFIDKDDSANVIPEFHGYLPASFYLTNHGNAVASIVAGVTRNKTCDYCGAGVAFDSELVVLKTAGVDLTSLQYPIGESDVFTRALAYRPNCIDIYLSGWDFNRTFTKITDAQESVLRRGVTEGRHGKGSIFVFPVGLPGNAFTNTIFTIGVNNIGVDGTVAEDSFVNSATLVSAFGDGRSRHHSGLPTAYRTRMNIELHELCTMFHGRSSAAAIVTGIIALTLQANKRLSLRDIKHILVESTSSSQLAESPNFHRNGAGYYCHDTLGFGYPNALKMVKKAKEWTPLPPVYNVSDHQEHDVTKGDKCLMHFNVVKKRPSVTQIEEMIVDVWTKMPRNERFNLKITSPCGTESVLMDNLVRNTPTAHFINAHVTFLTYAFWGENSFGEWTLEMDVKGEKSYSPCHLGSADITFFGTIEERVKPNCISNEQINITSNIFLVLGSVICVHTFSM, encoded by the exons ATGAAGTTACAGTTATTAGCAGCCGTTATGATGGTATTTATGAATCGAATAGCAAAATCATGTATTGACTACAACTTAGACACCACATACACGAACAGAATAATAGTTAAATGCAATGAAAGGGAATTGGACGGAGTCATCACTGGGTTGgataaaattgacataaaatatcGGAATAAG GTTATATCAGGTTTCTATACATTTGAGTTGCCAGATCGGATGAATGGTGAGCTTAATGCTACTTGGTTGTCTTTGATTCACAAGCAGGCCAATTACAAG ATTCAGTTGGAACAATGTGAAAACCTATTTCCTAAAGCCGGGCTAGAGCCTTTTGATAGACCAAAGCGCGATGTTCAGTCTTACTCTGCCGTACGCTCCAAACGCTCACCCAACCCAGCCCCTGATAAT GGAAAACTATTTTGCCGACCCTTTTATGACGAACTACTTAGCATAGAAAAAGCATGGGAATTTGGGTATACTGGCAAAGGATTATCGATAGCAATACTTGATGTTGGAGTAGATATAGACCATCCGGAGCTTAAGGACAACAta GACGTAGGGATCTCGTACAACTTTATTGACAAGGATGACTCTGCAAACGTCATTCCGGAATTTCATGGATACCTACCAGCTTcgttttatttaacaaa TCATGGAAATGCGGTTGCAAGTATTGTGGCAGGGGTCACACGAAACAAAACATGTGATTACTGCGGAGCAGGTGTAGCTTTTGACTCCGAATTGGTTG TTCTCAAAACTGCTGGTGTGGACCTAACCAGCTTGCAGTACCCTATAGGCGAATCTGATGTGTTTACAAGAGCCCTTGCCTACCGACCAAATTGCATTGATATTTACTTAAGTGGTTGGGATTTTAATAGAACCTTCACCAAAATAACTGATGCTCAAGAGTCAGTTCTGAGACGTGGTGTAACAGAG GGACGGCATGGTAAAggttcaatttttgtttttcctgTCGGATTACCTGGAAACGCCTTTACAAACACCATTTTCACAATCGGAGTAAACAATATAGGTGTCGATGGGACTGTGGCAGAAGATAGCTTCGTTAATTCAGCCACACTTGTGTCTGCCTTTGGTGATGGAAGATCTCGTCATCATTCCGGATTG CCAACCGCTTATCGCACAAGGATGAATATTGAGTTGCATGAACTTTGTACCATGTTCCACGGACGTTCATCTGCAGCTGCAATTGTAACAGGAATTATCGCACTTACACTCCAGGCTAA TAAAAGGCTGTCACTCCGTGATATCAAACATATCTTGGTAGAGTCAACTTCTTCTTCCCAGCTTGCAGAATCTCCAAACTTCCACCGCAATGGCGCGGGGTATTATT GTCATGACACATTGGGATTCGGTTATCCAAACGCgcttaaaatggtaaagaaggCTAAAGAATGGACACCTCTACCGCCAGTGTATAACGTGTCGGATCACCAGGAGCATGATGT cACAAAGGGAGATAAATGCCTGATGCATTTCAACGTGGTAAAGAAACGGCCCTCAGTAACCCAAATTGAAGAAATGATCGTTGATGTATGGACGAAAATGCCACGTAACGAAAGGTTTAATTTGAAGATAACATCCCCATGTGGCACAGAATCAGTCCTTATGGATAATCTTGTGCGCAATACACCAACAGCTCACTTCATTAATGCACATGTTACGTTTCTTACATACGCATTTTGGGGTGAAAACAGCTTTGGAGAATGGACACTCGAAATGGATGTCAAAGGAGAAAAGTCCt aTTCTCCCTGTCACTTAGGCTCCGCGGATATTACCTTCTTTGGAACAATTGAAGAGCGAGTGAAACCGAACTGTATATCGAATGAACAAATCAATATTACTTCAAATATCTTCTTAGTTTTAGGTTCTGTTATTTGTGTACACACTTtttcaatgtaa
- the LOC128243565 gene encoding neuroendocrine convertase 2-like isoform X1: MTGRQGEMKLQLLAAVMMVFMNRIAKSCIDYNLDTTYTNRIIVKCNERELDGVITGLDKIDIKYRNKVISGFYTFELPDRMNGELNATWLSLIHKQANYKIQLEQCENLFPKAGLEPFDRPKRDVQSYSAVRSKRSPNPAPDNGKLFCRPFYDELLSIEKAWEFGYTGKGLSIAILDVGVDIDHPELKDNIDVGISYNFIDKDDSANVIPEFHGYLPASFYLTNHGNAVASIVAGVTRNKTCDYCGAGVAFDSELVVLKTAGVDLTSLQYPIGESDVFTRALAYRPNCIDIYLSGWDFNRTFTKITDAQESVLRRGVTEGRHGKGSIFVFPVGLPGNAFTNTIFTIGVNNIGVDGTVAEDSFVNSATLVSAFGDGRSRHHSGLPTAYRTRMNIELHELCTMFHGRSSAAAIVTGIIALTLQANKRLSLRDIKHILVESTSSSQLAESPNFHRNGAGYYCHDTLGFGYPNALKMVKKAKEWTPLPPVYNVSDHQEHDVTKGDKCLMHFNVVKKRPSVTQIEEMIVDVWTKMPRNERFNLKITSPCGTESVLMDNLVRNTPTAHFINAHVTFLTYAFWGENSFGEWTLEMDVKGEKSYSPCHLGSADITFFGTIEERVKPNCISNEQINITSNIFLVLGSVICVHTFSM, from the exons ATGACAg GTCGACAAGGCGAAATGAAGTTACAGTTATTAGCAGCCGTTATGATGGTATTTATGAATCGAATAGCAAAATCATGTATTGACTACAACTTAGACACCACATACACGAACAGAATAATAGTTAAATGCAATGAAAGGGAATTGGACGGAGTCATCACTGGGTTGgataaaattgacataaaatatcGGAATAAG GTTATATCAGGTTTCTATACATTTGAGTTGCCAGATCGGATGAATGGTGAGCTTAATGCTACTTGGTTGTCTTTGATTCACAAGCAGGCCAATTACAAG ATTCAGTTGGAACAATGTGAAAACCTATTTCCTAAAGCCGGGCTAGAGCCTTTTGATAGACCAAAGCGCGATGTTCAGTCTTACTCTGCCGTACGCTCCAAACGCTCACCCAACCCAGCCCCTGATAAT GGAAAACTATTTTGCCGACCCTTTTATGACGAACTACTTAGCATAGAAAAAGCATGGGAATTTGGGTATACTGGCAAAGGATTATCGATAGCAATACTTGATGTTGGAGTAGATATAGACCATCCGGAGCTTAAGGACAACAta GACGTAGGGATCTCGTACAACTTTATTGACAAGGATGACTCTGCAAACGTCATTCCGGAATTTCATGGATACCTACCAGCTTcgttttatttaacaaa TCATGGAAATGCGGTTGCAAGTATTGTGGCAGGGGTCACACGAAACAAAACATGTGATTACTGCGGAGCAGGTGTAGCTTTTGACTCCGAATTGGTTG TTCTCAAAACTGCTGGTGTGGACCTAACCAGCTTGCAGTACCCTATAGGCGAATCTGATGTGTTTACAAGAGCCCTTGCCTACCGACCAAATTGCATTGATATTTACTTAAGTGGTTGGGATTTTAATAGAACCTTCACCAAAATAACTGATGCTCAAGAGTCAGTTCTGAGACGTGGTGTAACAGAG GGACGGCATGGTAAAggttcaatttttgtttttcctgTCGGATTACCTGGAAACGCCTTTACAAACACCATTTTCACAATCGGAGTAAACAATATAGGTGTCGATGGGACTGTGGCAGAAGATAGCTTCGTTAATTCAGCCACACTTGTGTCTGCCTTTGGTGATGGAAGATCTCGTCATCATTCCGGATTG CCAACCGCTTATCGCACAAGGATGAATATTGAGTTGCATGAACTTTGTACCATGTTCCACGGACGTTCATCTGCAGCTGCAATTGTAACAGGAATTATCGCACTTACACTCCAGGCTAA TAAAAGGCTGTCACTCCGTGATATCAAACATATCTTGGTAGAGTCAACTTCTTCTTCCCAGCTTGCAGAATCTCCAAACTTCCACCGCAATGGCGCGGGGTATTATT GTCATGACACATTGGGATTCGGTTATCCAAACGCgcttaaaatggtaaagaaggCTAAAGAATGGACACCTCTACCGCCAGTGTATAACGTGTCGGATCACCAGGAGCATGATGT cACAAAGGGAGATAAATGCCTGATGCATTTCAACGTGGTAAAGAAACGGCCCTCAGTAACCCAAATTGAAGAAATGATCGTTGATGTATGGACGAAAATGCCACGTAACGAAAGGTTTAATTTGAAGATAACATCCCCATGTGGCACAGAATCAGTCCTTATGGATAATCTTGTGCGCAATACACCAACAGCTCACTTCATTAATGCACATGTTACGTTTCTTACATACGCATTTTGGGGTGAAAACAGCTTTGGAGAATGGACACTCGAAATGGATGTCAAAGGAGAAAAGTCCt aTTCTCCCTGTCACTTAGGCTCCGCGGATATTACCTTCTTTGGAACAATTGAAGAGCGAGTGAAACCGAACTGTATATCGAATGAACAAATCAATATTACTTCAAATATCTTCTTAGTTTTAGGTTCTGTTATTTGTGTACACACTTtttcaatgtaa